Proteins encoded together in one Marinithermus hydrothermalis DSM 14884 window:
- a CDS encoding NYN domain-containing protein produces the protein MKDSLGWHPTQRVGVFVDTQNLYHSARDYYERTVNFASLLNYAVAGRQLVRATAYVVERDGDTSAWPFIYKLSTIGYRVRRMTLQLHHTTDDGKPIYEGNWDMGIAADMVRLMHTLDVVVLGSGDGDFVEILEVLMERGIRVEVVAFKETTAQKLIDAVDKFTHLPDIPDPFMPQRERSYPGASEK, from the coding sequence ATGAAGGACAGCCTGGGTTGGCACCCAACGCAGCGCGTGGGGGTCTTCGTGGACACCCAGAACCTGTACCACTCCGCGCGCGATTACTACGAGCGCACCGTGAACTTCGCGAGCCTCCTTAACTACGCCGTGGCCGGGCGGCAGCTGGTTCGGGCTACGGCGTACGTGGTGGAGCGCGACGGGGACACCTCCGCCTGGCCGTTCATCTACAAGCTCTCCACCATCGGGTACCGCGTGCGGCGTATGACGCTACAGCTCCACCACACCACGGACGACGGTAAACCCATCTACGAGGGGAACTGGGACATGGGCATCGCCGCGGACATGGTGCGCTTGATGCACACCCTGGACGTGGTTGTGCTGGGCTCGGGGGATGGGGATTTCGTGGAGATCCTCGAGGTCCTGATGGAGCGCGGTATTCGCGTCGAGGTGGTCGCCTTCAAGGAAACCACCGCCCAGAAACTCATCGACGCGGTGGACAAGTTCACGCACCTGCCCGACATCCCGGACCCCTTCATGCCGCAACGGGAGCGCAGCTACCCGGGTGCGAGCGAGAAGTAG